In the genome of Mercurialis annua linkage group LG8, ddMerAnnu1.2, whole genome shotgun sequence, the window TTTCTCCAGACTCTGACATGGCACTAGCAAATTTTGATTCCACATTGGCAATTTGAACTTGGATAAAGTTGAGTGGAGTCTCGGGTGAGCCGTCCAGAGTGACGCGTTCTTCAGCTATTCTTAGTCCTCTTTGTTTAGCAGTGAAGTCAGCATTAACCAAGTTCACAAAAATACTGGATATAGGTTCAATCAGACCCTTAATAATCATAGCACGGAGCAGCCTGGTGTCAAGGTCATCGGGAGCTCTAGTAGAGCCGTAAGTCACTTTCACACTCTTCACGCCACTTCCGCCTGTTACTAGCTGCACAGCCAACCTCCCAAGTTTCTCACCAAGCATAACATATGGTTTCAGCTCTGTTAGAACCTGCAGAATAGGAATTTTATAAGGATAAACCATTTGCTAACTATCTCATCTTCCAAACAATTTAGAACAAAGGGTCATTGCCGTCTTCTCTAAACTTGTGAGTCAGGGTCGATAAACTCACACTTagccattttaatcaattaaggacactaaaaatagagaataatgtcattaattgattaaaatggttaagtaTGAATTAATTGACCTTGACGTATAAGTTCAGGGACCGGCATATATGACCCTGTgctaaaacaatttattaaggAGCAaacttgacaaaaaaaatataaattcgaTAACGTAGGATGTTTGCAATGATACCTCAGCAGGTACCATCGGTGCATTGACGGCAGTAGCAGCAAGTTCACCTTGCAAGGCTCCAACAACCGCTTCAGCAATTTCAATAGCCACACCTTCCTGCAACATCAAACATGAAAGTATTTTATATCACGGTCACAGAAACAATAAAGTTAGAACAATTGCATTTCCGATCCATAAACATGCCTGAGCCTCCACAGTACTGGCACCAAGATGTGGAGTAACAGTCACATTCTCATGCTGCACCAACTTGCTGTCTTTTGCCGGGGGCTCTTCAGTGAAAACATCAAGTGCTGCCTGAGCTACAATTCCAGCATCAAGTGCCCTGACAAGAGCATCTTCATCAATAACACCTCCACGAGCAACATTAACAATTCTAACTCCTTTCTTCATCTTCGCAAAAGTCTCATCATTGAGAATCTTATTTGTAACAGGGGTAAGAGGCATGTGCAAGGAGATGAAATCAGCAGTCGCTATGGCTTCCTCAAACCCAACAAGCTCCACACCAATTGCACGAGCTCTATCTGCTGCAGCATACGGATCGTGAGCAATCACATGCATCCCAAGTCCCTTGGCACGCCGTGCAACCTCCGAACCAACTTTACCGAAACCCATCACAGCAAGTGTCTTTCCAACAAGTGACACACCCACATATTTGTTCCTCAGCCATTTTCCTGAAATACCCAAAACAAGCATATACAAGAAATTAAGCACTTTCCAACAAAAACCAAAAACTATCTATTTCCTATAACAATCTAGCAAAACTAAAAGCCtgagacaataatataaaagattCCAACTTTTTTTCAGGTGCCAAGGTGGAATCTTTTTTAACCCGAGTGTCACTTAATCTAACCTAAATCCCAATTCTTTATCATTACAACAACCAGATCTAACATACCCTACTCCTTATTACTCAATACAACCACCAATCACACATAAAATTATTACTAAACAACAAAGCACACCAACTGTTCGACGAAAAGCCAAAAAGAACCCGGATTGCAAATCTCAACAAATTCTCAACATTTCTAACCACAAAGCACACCAATTGTTCAACGAAAGTCCTAAGGGAATCCACATCACAAGAAACtagcatcaaatcaaaataaaaaagatcaTTATTTAACCAAAAAGCACACCAAGTGTTCGACAAAAAACCGAAAACAACCCGGATCGCAAATTTCAACAAATTTTCAACATTTCTAACAACAAATCACAGTAACTGTTCAACAAAATGCCTAAGAGAATCCAAATAACAAAATTCAccatcaaatcaaaataaaaaaacaaacccAATAACTAACCAGCTTTAATAGAAGCATCAGCTTGAGCAACATTCCTAGCCATGGCAGCCAACAGAGCAATCCCATGTTCAGCAGCTGCAACAGTATTCGCAGTCGGAGCATTCACAACCAAACACCCATGCTCAGTCGCAGCACTAAGATCCACATTATCAATCCCAACTCCGGCTCGACCCACAACTTTCAACCGGCCACCGGACGATTCAAAAACCTCCCGGTTCACCTTCGTCCCGCTCCGTACAATCAGCGCGTCGCAGAGCGAGATCTTAGTACACAGCTCCTCGGGCGACAAATTATACGAGCAATCAACGTTAGCGAACTCTTTTAAAAGCTCCAGCCCCGCTTCTCCGAGCTTCTCCGCCACCAGCACAGTGGGCTTCGCGTCGAGCGACGCCGTTAGTACAATAAACCGAGATTGAGACTCACGCCGTGAGTTTAACGCCGGGAGTGAGAAGATTGGGAGTTTGTTAGCTTTCGAAGTAACGGAGAAAGACGAGAGGTTATTAGCGGCGGTTGACCGGAGATTAGCGACGGTGTTAGTGGCCATTTTTAACGGTAACGGCGGTTTGAAATGGGTTTTTTTCTGGTATGGAGTTAGATCCGAGAGTAGTGGGTTATATAATCAGGGGTTTGGTGAGGGTTTTTGCGCAAGTTTGTCGAAGAAATGATGAAGGAGCGTGAATTACGCGCGTGGCAATGGAGCGTGGGTAGTTAAAAGTGCATTTTGGAGCGGGAAAGTGGGAGAAAGGGGGAGCGTGTGGGACTTCACGAGTGGGAGTGAGAGTGGgatttgttaattttgtttttgaataattatacaacgcaacggttgcgccatgtcattcgtgcaacaaaccaatgaggcgttggccatgtgcaaatgtttaatgataaaaaaataagcaataaataaagatttcctatcgcaaatgattattggcttgttgtaaaatgacgtggcacatccgttgtgtgggataaacactctttgATTTTACAGATTTGGAGTGTCccgaaaaatgaaaatttttgaTCCAGGTTTTTATGCTTGACTTGATTATGATTGGTTTATCGGTAATAAGAAAGAGATTAATTTATTACTAATCCCACGAAAATAGAAAGTTGCAAGAGATTTTATTGttctttaaataaattttagatttaattccTCATTTTTAAATTACAGCCTTATTCtgagaagaaaaaaatacagCCTTACAATATTTCATTCTAAAATATCAAATTCGATTTTCTTTATTATAAAAGCATCCCTAGAGAATTATTAAATGTGCAAATAACTTTTATGGTAGTTTAGTTGGTGCTTGTGGGATGCATGATGAATACAACTagtacttttcaaaaaaaaaattgaaaaatgttagtagtaaatttagtatttgtactaattaaatatataattcaacacaaaatttattcttttctataatttttttaattttatagaaataTGGTTTTGTTACAAAAGTAATATAGATGAGTTAATATTTAGTGTAACATaagttaaattagaaaattattaaaatgataaaacgaTACATCTAAACTTTCTACACCCAGACAAATCTCCTTTCAAATCGGATAGGTTTTTTTTGCGAGAGGAATTAACTGTAATTTCAAGTATTAAACAGCTACAAACATTAGTAtggtataaatttatttataaaacattaaGCATGTAAATTATCGTAATTCCaacaaaaatatagttaaatatTGCAGATATAATTTGGTAAAAAAGATGTATACAAAAGTTTTACATAATAAGCATATTTagaaaaatgaagagtttgtttgaagaaaaaaaaagttgaaagagactattatacaaatatttaaaattaataattatattttttatatataaaaaggttAAAGTACCTTTTAAAGTTAAACAATAGAAGGGAGCTTAATAATAAACATATATAAGTGTCccttataaatacattttaattaactattttccACTAAAAAGGTTTACAATATTAAAGTATACTTTCTCCGTTTTAATAGAGTGGtccattttgaaaaaatatatatccCAAAATGCCAAAATTCTTGtcactttcaaaaaataacaattttaaaactcAATCTTCCAAATctattcatatttaaattccactaataaaataaattgaaagtataCTCTACATTAAACAAgggtataataaaaaaatagagaaaatattataaaatccataacaataattatatttttttaaattgtgtgataaaagtaaaatggacaactctattagaaCAGAGGGATTACATTAACTTATTGTTTAATCAATATAGAAAAAAGGTACTCTAATTTGttatgatgtttttttttttgaaagaatcAATTTTGTTGAGAGATTATAgaataattgtaaattaaaatgaaaagaatatttaagtataaaaataGGATATCTGAAAATTATGCGAGTGGAATCTTTGAAGGTGCGGCGCCGATGTGTAAGTAGCATAATAGGCAGAATCCTTGCAGGGGTGCTACCAACTTGCACATGTAAaagcttttctttttctttaaaattggTTGGTAaaactttttgttttatttaaaaaaaaattaatatcataatatAACACAACCTTTTgcgtttttttcaatttaaacataaattaaaaaatgtttcaGCTATTagcacaattttttttatttttttattttatagctCGATATATATTTCATAGTTTGTTTTTTGTTAAAACGACATTGTTTTTAATCATACGGACGACCAAAACGACGTCATTTTAGACATTTATTCTACATATGTCACATAATGAAAGGTTgtgcttaaataaaaaatactaataattgTGCTATAtgatgacattaaccctttaagAAAAGAGTTATATTATACCCTTTGtctcaaaataattattaaatttctttttttcccTCCAATATTGTcatctttttatattatttatttagatattgtTATCTATTGTTATTattcaaatcaatttaattggCCATAACAAGGCTATataagaaaaatgaagaaaatattacaaagaaattataatttataacttatacattatttttaatttattcgtTATTACAAATCTCGTCACTTTGACAAAATAGTGTTTGtaatctttattttaaaatgtaagtttaatttttcaaatatagCCATTCATCtttaaataatctttttaaattttatatttgtatagataaatattaaattttgcaaaaaaaaaaattcactttcGGTCAAGACCAAAATACTATTAATGGTTTGTAAAGATTACAATTGGAAAAATCAAATAGattaaattcatcaaaaattcCTAACTTACTAGTTGTACAATTCATAAAAAAGAATCTAACCTCGAATCcaaatcaataataaaattgattataaattggtcaaagttttaatttaaaatactacTCCATGATTATAAAACTCCATAAGTAGGtgaataaaaataatgtatttAATGGAAAACTGTTCCAATGACAAAGGGGCTGCCAGTGAAAAGTCTGTTCTAAGAGGTGGGGTCTAGCAAGTCATAGAAGTAAACACCAATTTGCCAACCACTAAAAAAGcacacattttattttattttattttatttttgatttgctACTCCTAccatagaaattaattttttgtgtaCATCATGATGAAAGCAGAGACTGAGGATTTAAgcttggaaaaaaaaaatgcaacatAAAGCCACATTTTCTATACTGCAGCAGTgtcataaaaatgaaaaattaatagatTACTATAAAAGATGCTAAATATTAAACTTGGAAGGGTGATGCACTatgtaaaattttcaaaattgataatGAACTATGGTTCGTTATAAAATGAGTACTAAACTTAATGGATACTTCGGGCCATTTTTCGTTCAATCAGTGAGGTATGCATGGCTGAAACTCctctttttgtaatgttttgctAAGTTTAGTACTTATTTTGCAACAAAAAATAGTTCAATCCCCATTTTAAAACTTTCGCATAATTTACAAGTTTAAACCCACATATCATGCTatataattctaaaaataatatggcTCAACaggaatataaaaaattaatctttaaaaaCTAAAAGGGTATGACTACTAATTTACAACTCAATCGATTTATTAATCAAATCGTATAGTTAAACAAATTATTGTTAAACGAgttcagtatgaaaaaatattttaactttaggGATTTCTTATCAAGTAATCATTTTATCTAACTAGTACGGAATACTAATaacaaaaacaatattatatatatcttaattagAAAGAATCGGTTGTATATTACGGTtagatgatatttttttaaactctTGCATTTATTTTAACCGTATTTTCAGATTTTAGAGAAATCAAACCGGAGTGACTTTTAATTATGTCGAACTGACCGGTTAAGTTCTTAAAACCATGCACCGGAACATAAGATCAAAGTTCCACAACAGAAGACAATAATCCCAAAAAGAGATTTTCATATCCctcacttttcttttttttggtacagggtccatgaggtttcctgaacgggtctcaactatgagacggcacctttaagccttccacattcagactaatccccactcgagctgtgtaggtcccttgcgggaggcaaactctggccccaagttttaaacggctgcatacatgagtacggttcgaacccgcgacctcacttaagctagaagagcgccttaccaactcatctacgccttGGGGTTCATATCCCTCACTTTTCAGTAAAGCAAGTAGTGCTCACTTTTCAGTAAAGCAAGTAGTGCTGAAAAATGTTAATCATGATGAAAGTTCCTATCCTACTTCATGATGAAAACGTGCACAGCCTACTATCTCAATCATATAATCAACGGGGCCCAATTCTTAAAGATTAATATTTTTCCATACATAGTTCTCACCCGCATATATACTCCGAGATCGGAATATAAACACCCTACATCGATGGCGTCGGAGTCGGGGACGGGTTTGCTGCAAAATGCTTAAGATATGCTTCCGCCAACATTTGGCCTAACTTAACCTGAGAGTGAGTAGTTAGGTGAAGATTATCTTCCTTAAGTTGTAATCCCTTAGCATCAACGCATACCACATTTGAAATATTCATCTTTAGTTGTGCTTCTCTTACTTTCTCCAAATATTTCTCATCTCCTGATGTAATTGCTACCTACATTTTTTTCTCAGGTTAGTTTAATCAATACaccaaattaaaatcatttgatttaAGCAACATCAAGAATCTTGATTGTTAAAAGCCTTAACAAAATTCAAGTACTTCAAACTGCACTAACCGGTTCGATTTGAACTAAAAAGTGAACTGACTCTGTTTTACTCTCAaaatcaaatcgaaccaaattaaatttgtcGGTTTATTCATCAAACAATTTGtcgttttagtttgatttttgcCGACTCCTACCTACAAACATATCCACCCTCAGCCAAGACCACCATTCCTTTCCCTAGTCAGTGTAGTCACAAGTGTTACTACTCAGCCCAATGTTACCACAATTAAGTATCACTCTTTTATCCTGTTTGTTGTCCGAGCAATGAGCTAATAGCCTCGGCATTCTAACCCTTTCTTGCTCCCCAAGGTAGAGTCGGCCACTGGCTGATTGGGCTCGAAATCAGACCGGTCAAAACCAGGCCAGACCGCTCAAATCCAGAATCAGGCTTGAACCCGTCCAAAATCATAGAATCAGTTTCAGATTGTTTACCCTTTGGTTGAACTAGAACCACGAATTCCGATTTCAAACAGCCGGTTCCGAACAGGAACTGGCAGTTCTGGAACTGTGATCGCCTCTACTCCAGAGGCCTCCTCCTCTTCCCCTCATCTACTTCTATTTAATTTCCTATGATATAGCAATGAACCACACCTCTTTATTCTAACCCCATCTTGCTCACCCTCCATGGCTCCACCTCTTGCATCTTTTCCTTTTCCCCCACTTTACCACCCTTTTTATCTTTCTTGCTCAAATCACCACTAGTTTGCATTCAAACACAAAGCTAAGTGATTTTCATGGGATGAGTTCTTGGTGACTGTACTGCTACATCAATCAGCATTTGGCGATTTGTTACAACGAACAAGTTTGAAATTAGTAAATTTGGAAGGACATTAGTGAAGAATTCAGTTATGGTGCATAAAATTTACCAGAAAATTTACGAGATAAACTAAGTGATTCCCAATAAGCATTTCATAGTGATACAAAGGATATTTTGGCTCAAAAAACATTTAGGTTAGGTTTCATTCAGGTGGTCTAATTGTCAACAGAATGCATGCTATGATCATTTACTAGAAAAAAACTTTGTGCTTAACACCTTGCATTGCATTTGAAATCACAGCATATCTAAAATGACAGCAAAGTTCATCAGCCTATTATCAAACAACTAATTCACCAAAAGTTCAAGTTGTTAGCCGAGGTTCCAGTTATAGTTTTGTTATCTCTAACACACCCTGCAGGCAAACAAAAGCTCTAACCTAGACCCGGTCCGTATATTATTTACAGACTCAACCaatcaaatattataatttgaGAAGCTAGacaaaaatgtataaaattgcCTAACATTTAATCGGTTGGATTCATAAATAACGTATGGATGGAATCTACATAAAAATCTCCCAGGAGAAGAATGCTCGTTGAGCATGAACAGTGAACAAGCAAAGATCCGCTCTACCTTATACATTTACGAGTTGAATTCCACATTTTGCGATCGTAAAAACTCTTGACACCATATTCACTTTTACATGAGGATCTAACTATAGTATTATTATCTCTAACAACTATTAAGATCTAAATTGTGACCCTCCTTAAAAATGTAGCCTCTTAACCATCAATGAATCAACATAACTCCACTATGCCTTAAACTAATACAAATTCTTCAACAATGATCTCTAAATGAATCCATTGTGCACAATTCAGTTAATTCGGTCAGTTCTGTTAACTCAAAAACTCCATATCAAAAACCTAACAaaactaaattaatcaaatttttcaaaaatcataACTATAACATAACTAAACTAACcgaaaactgaaccaaattaaaatatcaattcgATTCGGTCGACTAACCTGAATAATTGGAAGTGAAGGCAAATCAAGATCCTCTCTAACATTAGCAACAAATTTCTCCATATTTTCTTGATAAACATCAGCATCATGTTCATTAAACGTGTCACTCTCACCTTGATACCACAACAAACACTTAATCTCCCCCCGACCACCACCTCCTCCGCCACCTCCGCATCCGTCTTTAACACTTTCTTTAGCTCTTGTCACCATATTCTCATACAACTTCTCCCCTCGCGCCCATTCTTTAATCGCCGTCCCACCCACCGCACACGGCACCAAACCAATCACCCCACCGCCACCGCCGTGATCTCTGACTGCATTGGCGAATGACATACCGGGGCCCACCCCACATACTTTCTTGTCGTCTATGTCAGCGTGGAGTGGCTCATGAGCTGTGACCCATTCAAGATTGGCGGTTAATCGGAGGATGTCGGGTTGTGATTTGCATTCTTGAGGGATTATTCCGTCCCAGTGCTTTTGGTGTTGGTGGCGGTGTCTGTTTACGCCGCCGCGGCCGGACATGTTGCTTTGGCCGGAGAGTATGAATATTTGCTTTGGTTTTGAAGGCGTTTCTTGATTTTCTTCCATTTTTTCAGTGTGAGTTCAAGAATTTGGTTCTTGTTTTTGTAGATTGAATTTTTTGTTGAGTAGAAATGAAGGATTGCTGATcaataacaattaattaaacaatttcCCATTAAAAAATTGTTGAAAAATGATGGAATTAGCAAAAATATGGCAACGTTGTAATTGGAATAATATTGGGTAAAAGATGGTTTTGctcctttaacttttttttttccaaaaaataaaataaaaatcgttaatcaaaagttttttttgtcataaatttaaatttccattaataataataaaaatacaataaataaacGGCTGTTCAATAAATTAGAAAAGCTATTTTAAAAGAATCTTTAacttttgttttaatattaatgttatttaacattaaaaccataaaaaacaCATATATCGGTGCAGGATTGTGAATTTGATTGTTGTGGAGATTacatttattttagaaataaaactCAAAATCTCCACctccaaatataaaaattatactgTCTGCAAATAACTAAtctaactaataaaataaaatcacatatttataaatgattaaagtatttaaaagtaacttaaataattttatatattataaaaataatatattttagtaacgataattttatttaaataattaaaaatattaaatcagtTATCAGCTCttcacaaaaaaaatccaatataGAATTTTTTAGACATCAGATGTTGGAGGTTCAAACAGCTACAAAAAAAACTTCCCCAAAACGCTTAAATGGAATTTTCTGAAAACAAAAAGTTAGAAGCTACaccaaaaactaaattaaactcCTCTAAATTAAGAAAGTatgttaatatttatttatataaaaatcgcACTACAAATTCAGTTGAAATCAATTCAAGCTAAATTTAAATtcccatttttttaaattaaacgaaactaaaattgtcagattttttttttcaaattgatcTGAACCATTCggttcttttaatttttcaattcaatCCGGCTTTTTATTCAATTTGCAGTGAAATCTACCTTACATTCTGTATGTCTATTGAATCAAAAAACAATTTTTGTATGATataatcaaactaaatttaTCAGCTGGGTCTTATTGTTAGGATAAGTTTGATCTTACAAAGTCTAAATTGGATGTTTTGTTGGCAAGTGTTGGGGGGTCTGAATATACAGTTCCGGTGGTTGAGAAGAGCCCAATGCAATTAGTTCTTGCCGGACCACCAAAATGGTCCCATATATCTTGATTTTGCATCACCACATTTAATATAGTGGAGTTGTTCACTATATTCAATTCACATGAACCAACAATTCCATTACTTGTTTCAACCACTAAATTGCCCAACCTCATCATTCGGGATCAATTTTATAAGTTAGTGtgtattatatatgtatattttttgtgGTAATTTCATCATGTGCTCTGAACGGGTTTCAATTATGAGAcggtacttttaaatatttcacattCAGATTAATATTCACTTGAGCttataatgtaaaattttatgAGACGGCACTTTTGGAAGATTGTTTATTTAGAGCttaatgtaaaattttatttctttataagATTTGTTTGGATAAAAAAATCTCCGGGTATTGTTTTGAAGTGAAATTTCGTGTCGATCCATTTTTGAGCTAGAAGTTGGAGTGAGAATCATCATCTATATATTCATCTTTAAGCTAATCTAATTGAAGAAAGTGAGAATTACATGTATATGAAGGACTACAAACTAAATATACACCTCAAATttaccaatgggagttggtccaagtggtgAGCGGCTTGATATCAtttaagcaaggtctcgggttcaaatccttgtgaatgcagaaaattcccactggcagactcactcaccatgccaggtgcgcgacacgggtcggatccggattagtcagggcgaagccttggaaaccggatgggcttaccaaaaaaaatatatacaccTCAAATTTTGATGGAATATAAGACAACAAGAATGTTGAATTATgaccttcaatttttttatgaatttttttttaatactatCTCATGTTCAAATTGATCATGTTAAGTGGGTTGAACATAAAATTAATGTGAAAAGGGTAAGAAAAAGTAACATTATTTATACACGACCCTtcagtaataataataattgattgATGTGCCAAATCTATGCAAAAATAAAACTAGCATGCACTTTATATTTATgccttattatttttttatgtatgtaCAATTAATTATGGACcaacattttaattaatcagTCAAACATACAAAAGCTAAAAAGAAACACTAACACACTTTAATCCAACAATTAACACTTTTATAGGACCCAcattaatcattaaaaacatttatttatttatttattacaaaGTAATTTTCTCTAGCACTTGAACTGCTTCTTTCATTGAAGGTCTCTTTTGTGGCAAAAACGAAGCACAACTAAACCCCAATTTAAAGCATGCCAACACAGCATCCTCTCTAGCCTCCACGTCACCTCTTACAGCCACATCAGCCAACCTCAAAACCCGGTTTTTATCCTCCATTACCGAACAGGTAGTCAACTGGCTCAACTCTCTGTCTGAAAACACTCTCCCGGTAAGAAGCTCAAGCAAGATTACACCAAATGAATAAACATCCCATTTAGGGTTTGGTTTCAGATTCTTTAACGACTCCGGCGCTTGATACGGGGACGTAGCGGTTATGGAGGAGCTAGGGCTTGCATGAGGGCCGGCCGTGTCGTGAGAGTGGCCGGAGTTGGTTGTTTTACGGCTGCTGGTGCCTAAGACAAGCTTGTCGAGCCCAAAATCGGAGATTATGGGTTCGTTATCGGAGTTTAGGAGAATGTTGGTTGGTTTGATGCTGC includes:
- the LOC126660425 gene encoding D-3-phosphoglycerate dehydrogenase 1, chloroplastic-like isoform X2; this encodes MATNTVANLRSTAANNLSSFSVTSKANKLPIFSLPALNSRRESQSRFIVLTASLDAKPTVLVAEKLGEAGLELLKEFANVDCSYNLSPEELCTKISLCDALIVRSGTKVNREVFESSGGRLKVVGRAGVGIDNVDLSAATEHGCLVVNAPTANTVAAAEHGIALLAAMARNVAQADASIKAGKWLRNKYVGVSLVGKTLAVMGFGKVGSEVARRAKGLGMHVIAHDPYAAADRARAIGVELVGFEEAIATADFISLHMPLTPVTNKILNDETFAKMKKGVRIVNVARGGVIDEDALVRALDAGIVAQAALDVFTEEPPAKDSKLVQHENVTVTPHLGASTVEAQACVAIEIAEAVVGALQGELAATAVNAPMVPAEVLTELKPYVMLGEKLGRLAVQLVTGGSGVKSVKVTYGSTRAPDDLDTRLLRAMIIKGLIEPISSIFVNLVNADFTAKQRGLRIAEERVTLDGSPETPLNFIQVQIANVESKFASAMSESGEIKVEGRVKDGVPHLTKVGSFEVDVSLEGSIILCRQVDQPGMIGRVGSVLGEENVNVSFMSVGRIAPRKQAIMAIGVDDQPKIETLKKIGDIPAIEEFVFLKL
- the LOC126660425 gene encoding D-3-phosphoglycerate dehydrogenase 1, chloroplastic-like isoform X1, with product MATNTVANLRSTAANNLSSFSVTSKANKLPIFSLPALNSRRESQSRFIVLTASLDAKPTVLVAEKLGEAGLELLKEFANVDCSYNLSPEELCTKISLCDALIVRSGTKVNREVFESSGGRLKVVGRAGVGIDNVDLSAATEHGCLVVNAPTANTVAAAEHGIALLAAMARNVAQADASIKAGKWLRNKYVGVSLVGKTLAVMGFGKVGSEVARRAKGLGMHVIAHDPYAAADRARAIGVELVGFEEAIATADFISLHMPLTPVTNKILNDETFAKMKKGVRIVNVARGGVIDEDALVRALDAGIVAQAALDVFTEEPPAKDSKLVQHENVTVTPHLGASTVEAQEGVAIEIAEAVVGALQGELAATAVNAPMVPAEVLTELKPYVMLGEKLGRLAVQLVTGGSGVKSVKVTYGSTRAPDDLDTRLLRAMIIKGLIEPISSIFVNLVNADFTAKQRGLRIAEERVTLDGSPETPLNFIQVQIANVESKFASAMSESGEIKVEGRVKDGVPHLTKVGSFEVDVSLEGSIILCRQVDQPGMIGRVGSVLGEENVNVSFMSVGRIAPRKQAIMAIGVDDQPKIETLKKIGDIPAIEEFVFLKL
- the LOC126662354 gene encoding probable carbohydrate esterase At4g34215, whose protein sequence is MEENQETPSKPKQIFILSGQSNMSGRGGVNRHRHQHQKHWDGIIPQECKSQPDILRLTANLEWVTAHEPLHADIDDKKVCGVGPGMSFANAVRDHGGGGGVIGLVPCAVGGTAIKEWARGEKLYENMVTRAKESVKDGCGGGGGGGGRGEIKCLLWYQGESDTFNEHDADVYQENMEKFVANVREDLDLPSLPIIQVAITSGDEKYLEKVREAQLKMNISNVVCVDAKGLQLKEDNLHLTTHSQVKLGQMLAEAYLKHFAANPSPTPTPSM